A DNA window from Impatiens glandulifera chromosome 7, dImpGla2.1, whole genome shotgun sequence contains the following coding sequences:
- the LOC124944724 gene encoding uncharacterized protein LOC124944724 has product MQPFNTGGGSSGAGNSRAEAERWLEIAEKLLSGRDLIGTKTFAIRARESDPRFDAAELVLTVADTLIAGEKRINNQPDWYGILQLPPPCSDLELIATKYRQLALLLNPHKNRLPYADEAFTLVSYAWSVLSDPSKKFLYDNDLNLFTRFDPAPSRRQEIDLRFVHNPMQQQPEQSQPQQQQQQQFDSANLGNEQQNVRSMDEDNNVCEEEGEMEDSDGDDDDESPFWTACPYCYYMYEYPGIYKDCTFRCNNCERAFHGVKIVSPPVDGKETHYCCWGFIPLAGSISNSSNNKKTWTPFSQMVSVHPDVNRKPLRQESGPRVHVDVDDDDDGGGGGGGDEEDYYDDDEILIDRSSSDGSDDDWGTNSKSKKKKAKYAAAAKGKGPMKHDNHGKTEKVGDPHSSSPVVAMAPPPSMGLKKNHEGNVPKQWGKLDLNVEFSKEEEEPTSGMMRFGAGAIHAEEEDEEEEGIEGIGFFEGLDEFLSSLPILNVVGEEDKVKAA; this is encoded by the coding sequence ATGCAACCGTTTAACACCGGCGGCGGCAGCAGCGGCGCCGGCAACAGCCGAGCGGAAGCTGAACGATGGCTCGAAATCGCCGAAAAACTTCTATCCGGTCGTGACCTAATCGGAACCAAGACATTTGCGATCCGTGCACGTGAATCCGACCCGAGATTCGATGCCGCCGAATTAGTACTCACAGTCGCCGACACTCTCATCGCCGGCGAGAAGAGGATCAATAATCAGCCGGACTGGTATGGTATTCTTCAACTTCCACCTCCTTGTAGTGACTTGGAGCTCATCGCGACTAAGTATCGCCAGCTTGCGTTACTTCTAAACCCTCATAAGAACCGACTTCCTTACGCTGATGAAGCTTTCACGCTTGTTTCCTACGCCTGGTCAGTTCTTTCGGACCCTAGCAAAAAGTTTTTATATGACAATGATCTTAATTTGTTTACGAGATTTGATCCGGCTCCGAGTCGCAGACAAGAAATCGATCTCCGATTTGTTCATAATCCAATGCAACAGCAACCGGAGCAATCTCAACCtcaacagcagcagcagcagcagttTGATAGTGCAAACCTTGGAAATGAACAACAAAATGTCAGATCTATGGACGAAGACAATAATGTCTGTGAAGAAGAAGGTGAAATGGAGGACAGtgatggtgatgatgatgacgaaTCGCCTTTTTGGACTGCATGTCCTTACTGTTATTACATGTACGAATATCCTGGTATATACAAAGACTGCACCTTTAGGTGCAATAACTGTGAAAGGGCATTTCATGGTGTGAAGATTGTATCTCCTCCCGTTGATGGTAAGGAGACACATTACTGCTGTTGGGGGTTTATTCCATTGGCGGGTTCAATTTCAAATTCTTCGAATAACAAAAAAACTTGGACTCCTTTCTCCCAGATGGTTTCCGTTCATCCTGATGTTAACAGGAAACCCCTTAGGCAGGAATCTGGTCCTAGGGTTcatgttgatgttgatgatgatgatgatggtggtggtggtggtggtggtgatgaAGAGGACtactatgatgatgatgaaatcCTTATTGATAGGTCATCGAGCGATGGTTCTGATGATGACTGGGGTACCAACAGTAAGAGTAAGAAAAAGAAAGCCAAATATGCAGCTGCAGCAAAGGGAAAAGGTCCTATGAAACATGACAACCATGGGAAAACAGAGAAAGTGGGAGATCCTCATTCTTCTTCACCAGTTGTTGCAATGGCGCCACCACCATCAATGGGTTTGAAGAAGAATCATGAGGGTAATGTTCCAAAACAATGGGGGAAATTGGACTTGAATGTTGAGTTTAGTAAGGAGGAAGAAGAGCCTACTTCAGGGATGATGAGGTTTGGAGCTGGGGCAATCCAtgctgaagaagaagatgaagaagaagaagggattGAAGGGATAGGTTTCTTTGAAGGTCTTGATGAATTCTTGAGCAGTTTGCCTATCCTTAATGTTGTTGGAGAAGAAGATAAAGTTAAGGCAGCCTAA
- the LOC124945849 gene encoding 14-3-3 protein 2-like — MATTSARDENVYLAKLAEQAERYDEMVEFMEKVANGLESDELSVEERNLLSVAYKNVIGARRASWRIISSIEQKEESRGNADHVASIKEYRGKIETELSSICDGILKLLDSKLIPSSATGDSKVFYLKMKGDYHRYLAEFKTSSERKDAAENTLNAYKAAQDIANAELPPTHPIRLGLALNFSVFYYEILNSPDRACSLAKQAFDEAIAELDTLGEDSYKDSTLIMQLLRDNLTLWTSDMQEDGGDEIKEAAAVAAPKNDEE; from the exons ATGGCCACCACTTCCGCCCGCGACGAGAATGTCTACTTGGCCAAGCTTGCAGAACAGGCCGAACGCTACGATGAAATGGTCGAATTCATGGAGAAGGTCGCCAACGGCCTCGAATCTGACGAGTTATCCGTCGAGGAACGCAATCTTCTCTCCGTTGCCTACAAGAATGTGATTGGCGCTCGCCGTGCCTCGTGGAGGATCATCTCATCCATCGAGCAGAAGGAGGAGTCTCGCGGAAACGCAGATCACGTTGCTTCTATTAAGGAATATAGGGGAAAGATCGAGACCGAGCTTTCTTCGATCTGTGATGGAATCCTGAAACTGCTTGATTCCAAGCTGATTCCTTCCTCTGCTACCGGTGATTCGAAGGTGTTTTATCTGAAGATGAAGGGTGATTATCATAGGTATTTGGCTGAATTTAAGACTAGTTCTGAGAGGAAAGATGCTGCTGAGAATACCCTTAATGCCTATAAGGCTGCTCAG GATATTGCAAATGCAGAGCTGCCTCCTACTCATCCAATTCGACTTGGATTGGCTCTTAACTTTTCTGTGTTTTACTATGAGATCTTGAATTCACCCGATAGGGCTTGCAGTCTTGCAAAACAG GCCTTTGATGAGGCAATTGCTGAACTTGATACTCTTGGAGAGGATTCATACAAAGACAGCACTTTGATTATGCAACTCCTTCGTGATAACTTAACTTTGTGGACTTCAGACATGCAG GAGGATGGAGGtgatgaaatcaaagaagcagctgCAGTTGCAGCACCCAAGAACGATGAGGAATAG
- the LOC124944842 gene encoding (3aS,4S,5R,7aS)-5-hydroxy-7a-methyl-1-oxo-octahydro-1H-indene-4-carboxyl-CoA dehydrogenase: protein MGWKGILGFEYGIIQAPLGPDISGPELVAAVANAGGIGLLRAPDWESPDHLRKLIAQTRKLTDKGFGVGVILAFPHEENIRVILEEKVAVLQLYWGQCTQMLVDQAHRAGVKVVPQVGSVEEAKKAIDVGVDAIIVQGREAGGHVIGQEGLISLVPKVVDLVGERDIPVIAAGGIADSRGYVAALALGARGICLGTRFVATEESKAHPIYKRKLVELEETEYTDIFGRARWPGAPQRALRTEFMSEWISLPKEENETNQPIIGHSTIHGMEKDVRRFAGTVPNATASGEIESMAMYAGQGVGLIKEILPAAEVINCLVSGAQLLISTTF, encoded by the exons ATGGGTTGGAAGGGAATATTGGGTTTCGAATATGGAATCATACAGGCACCTTTAGGACCCGATATCTCAGGACCTGAACTCGTCGCTGCCGTCGCCAATGCAGGCGGAATCGGCCTTCTTAGAGCTCCCGATTGG GAATCACCGGATCATTTGAGGAAACTGATAGCGCAAACGAGAAAACTTACAGACAAAGGTTTTGGAGTTGGAGTTATTCTCGCATTTCCTCACGAGGAGAATATAAGAGTTATACTGGAAGAGAAGGTTGCGGTTCTGCAGCTTTATTGGGGTCAATGTACACAGATGTTAGTCGATCAGGCTCACAGAGCCGGGGTTAAAGTCGTGCCCCAG GTTGGGAGCGTAGAAGAAGCTAAGAAGGCTATTGATGTTGGAGTCGATGCAATTATCGTACAAGGACGTGAAGCAGGAGGACATGTTATTGGTCAGGAAGGATTAATTTCGCTGGTGCCCAAGGTAGTTGACCTTGTCGGTGAACGAGACATTCCGGTTATTGCTGCTGGAGGAATTGCAGATAGCAGAGGTTATGTTGCTGCTCTGGCCTTGGGTGCTCGGGGAATCTGCCTAGGAACAAG GTTTGTTGCTACGGAGGAAAGTAAAGCACATCCAATATACAAGAGGAAGTTGGTTGAGCTTGAAGAAACCGAATACACAGACATATTTGGCAGGGCAAGGTGGCCCGGGGCACCACAACGAGCCTTAAGGACAGAGTTTATGTCGGAATGGATTAGTCTTCCAAAAGAGGAGAACGAGACCAATCAGCCCATTATTGGACACTCGACCATACACGGAATGGAGAAAGATGTGAGAAGATTTGCAGGGACAGTTCCAAATGCAACAGCAAGTGGTGAAATTGAAAGCATGGCAATGTATGCTGGCCAAGGAGTAGGTTTAATCAAGGAAATATTACCTGCTGCTGAAGTTATCAATTGCCTTGTTTCAGGAGCTCAACTTCTCATCTCCACAACCTTTTAG
- the LOC124944843 gene encoding outer envelope protein 64, mitochondrial-like, whose translation MPKSFSLEKVNVSNPKVWIVVGVTIAGIVILAETRRRRLIARHLNREDFAAFIDRFQLLPFSQPPPPAARLPLSGLTFAISDNIEVKDHFTGFGNPDWKKTHEVALKTAVVVTALLKNGATCVGKTVMAELGYGITGENVHYGSPINPQSPSHVPGGSSSGSSVAVSSELVDFSLGSDTIGCVRVPASFCGILGYRPSHGTISSLGILPNAQSLDTIGWFARNPSVLHHVGHVLLQLNQLESRRTRRFIVADDLFQLTKIPTQRTVHIISKVTEKLSGYQLPIHKNFEQYIAANVPSLNGFCERANSLQVGISTLKALSSVMILLHRYEFQANHEEWIKSHKPKMGQDLSALAATTIADDIKILYKVRTEMRVALKGLLKDDGILVIPTVLDHPLKLKSKKGLLTDFQDRAFALSSIASMSGCCQVTVPLGKYEDFPISVSLVAQHGADKFLLDTVLDMYSSLQEQVAFVSKSLPLPDTNGNMETSELLKEKGNAAFKGKQWNKAVSYYSEAINLTENATYFCNRAAAFLELGCFQEAEVDCNKAILLDKKNVKAYLRRGTARESLLFYKEALKDFKHAIVLEPQNKVAKLAEKRLQKLTS comes from the exons ATGCCGAAATCATTCAGTCTTGAGAAAGTCAATGTTTCCAACCCCAAGGTATGGATCGTAGTCGGCGTCACCATCGCTGGAATAGTCATCCTTGCCGAGACCCGACGCCGGCGACTCATAGCTCGGCACTTAAACAGAGAAGATTTCGCTGCCTTCATCGACAGATTCCAGCTATTACCCTTCTCCCAGCCTCCGCCTCCGGCTGCTCGGCTGCCACTCTCCGGCTTAACATTTGCCATTTCGGACAA TATTGAGGTGAAAGACCATTTCACAGGGTTTGGAAACCCTGATTGGAAGAAGACGCATGAAGTTGCACTTAAGACTGCGGTGGTGGTGACAGCCTTGTTGAAGAATGGAGCTACTTGTGTTGGGAAGACTGTTATGGCTGAATTGGGTTATGG GATTACAGGTGAGAATGTGCATTATGGATCACCAATTAACCCACAATCGCCTTCTCACGTTCCTGGGGGATCATCTAGCGGTTCATCTGTGGCGGTTTCATCTGAACTTGTGGATTTTTCTCTTGGTTCTGACACAATTGGTTGTGTGAGAGTACCAGCTTCATTTTGTGGAATTCTTGGATATCGTCCATCCCATGGAACTATATCTTCTTTAGGAATCTTGCCAAATGCACAAAGTTTAGACACAATTG GATGGTTTGCCAGAAATCCATCTGTTCTGCATCATGTTGGCCATGTTCTACTGCAACTGAACCAGTTGGAATCTAGAAGAACTAGACGCTTTATTGTAGCTGATGATCTTTTCCAGCTTACCAAGATTCCTACGCAGAGGACTGTACATATTATTAGCAAAGTAACTGAAAAATTATCCGGCT ATCAGTTACCCATACATAAAAATTTTGAACAATATATTGCTGCCAATGTACCCAGCCTGAATGGATTCTGTGAACGAGCGAACAGCCTACAAGTTGGAATTTCAACCCTGAAAGCTCTTTCTTCTGTGATGATTCTTCTACATAG ATATGAATTCCAGGCAAATCACGAGGAATGGATTAAGTCACATAAACCCAAAATGGGGCAAGATTTATCTGCTCTTGCAGCAACTACAATTGCCGATGACATTAAGATATTGTACAAAGTAAGAACTGAAATGCGTGTGGCGCTGAAGGGTCTTTTAAAG GATGATGGTATATTGGTGATCCCAACAGTTCTTGATCATCCATTGAAACTTAAATCAAAGAAGGGGCTTTTAACCGACTTTCAAGACAGAGCTTTTGCTCTATCGAGCATTGCGAGTATGTCAGGCTGCTGTCAG GTTACAGTTCCACTGGGAAAATATGAAGACTTTCCAATCTCTGTTTCTCTTGTTGCACAACATGGAGCAGATAAATTTCTCCTTGATACTGTTTTAGACATGTACTCATCACTTCAGGAACAAGTCGCCTTTGTTTCCAAGTCCCTGCCTTTGCCTGATACCAATGGAAACATGGAAACTTCAGAGCTTTTGAAAGAAAAG GGTAATGCTGCATTCAAGGGAAAACAGTGGAATAAAGCTGTCAGTTACTACTCAGAAGCTATAAACCTGACTGAAAATGCAACTTACTTTTGCAATCGGGCAGCTGCTTTCTTGGAATTAGGATG CTTCCAGGAAGCTGAAGTAGACTGCAACAAGGCAATATTGCTTGACAAGAAG AATGTGAAGGCATATTTAAGGCGAGGAACTGCTAGAGAGTCACTTCTGTTTTATAAGGAGGCTCTTAAAG ATTTTAAGCATGCTATTGTCTTGGAACCGCAGAACAAAGTTGCCAAGCTAGCTGAGAAAAGGTTACAAAAACTGACAAGCTGA
- the LOC124946109 gene encoding probable protein phosphatase 2C 9: MDNLCCFGSKLSGGKSSSGSGKGRSHKDGRVKYGFTLMKGKANHPMEDFHVAKFSQFEGHELGLFAIYDGHLGDRVPAYLQKNLFNNILKEGEFWTDTRRSIGKAYEKTDQAILSNSDDLGRGGSTAVNAILINGRTLWVANVGDSRAVLSRSGQAIQMSVDHEPNTERDSIEDRGGFVLNMPGDVPRVNGQLAVSRAFGDKNLKRHLRSDPDITNSDINSDEDLLILASDGLWKVMSNQEAVDIAKKIKDPQKAAKKLAMEAVARDSKDDISCIVVRFGY, translated from the exons ATGGATAATTTATGTTGTTTCGGCTCTAAG CTTTCAGGAGGAAAATCATCAAGTGGGTCTGGTAAAGGAAGAAGTCATAAGGATGGTCGTGTTAAGTATGGATTCACTCTAATGAAAGGAAAAGCAAATCATCCTATGGAAGATTTTCATGTTGCtaaattttctcaatttgaaGGACATGAACTTGGTCTTTTCGCCATTTATGATGGTCATCTTGGTGATAGAGTTCCTGCCTATTTACAGAAAAATCTATTCAATAACATCCTAAaagag GGAGAGTTCTGGACTGATACGCGACGATCGATTGGTAAAGCGTATGAAAAAACGGATCAAGCAATTCTATCGAATAGCGATGATCTTGGAAGAGGCGGTTCAACTGCTGTCAATGCCATTCTGATAAATGGTAGAACACTTTGGGTTGCTAATGTTGGAGATTCACGAGCTGTTCTCTCGAGGAGTGGACAGGCCATACAAATGAGTGTGGACCATGAGCCCAATACCGAACGTGACAGTATTGAAGATAGGGGAGGGTTTGTCTTAAACATGCCAG GAGATGTCCCTAGAGTAAACGGTCAATTAGCAGTTTCTCGTGCTTTTGGCGACAAGAACCTTAAAAGACACTTACGTTCCGATCCTGATATAACTAATTCTGATATCAATTCCGACGAGGACCTCCTAATCCTTGCTAGTGACGGTTTATGGAAG GTTATGTCTAATCAAGAGGCGGTTGACATAGCAAAGAAGATTAAGGATCCACAGAAGGCGGCAAAGAAGTTGGCAATGGAGGCTGTGGCGAGAGACAGTAAAGATGATATTTCGTGCATTGTTGTTCGATTTGGGTATTGA